A region of the Penaeus monodon isolate SGIC_2016 unplaced genomic scaffold, NSTDA_Pmon_1 PmonScaffold_21508, whole genome shotgun sequence genome:
CGGCGCAAAAGTTGCGTTTTCTCGACCAGCGATTACACAGGCACGTTCCTGCAGGGGACACATTTGGAACCATTTAAAGTAGTTTTGTTTGTTAATCATTGGCTTCAGAAGCATTGGGATCATGAAACTGTCATTAAATGCATTGGCATGTCAAAAACAAGTAGCGTAGATTGGAGGAGTTTTTGTTCAGAAGTAACCCAAAATTGGTTACAGAATCAAAATTCTATAGGAGGTGCCGGTGTAATCGTTGAGATCGACGAAACGCTGCTCGTGCGCCGGAAGTACAACAGAGGGAGGCAACTTAGTCAAgtgtgggtctttgggggtaTTGAGCGTGATTCTAAAAAGAAATTCGTGGTGCCGTTGGTAGGCAGTGATAGAAGTGCAGACACGCTCATACCCCTAATAAAACAATTCATTTTACCAGGAAGTGTTATATGTAGTGATGGGTGGGCTGCCTACCGTAATTTAAAACAACATGGGTACGAGCACCTGGTAATTAATCATTCAGAAAATTTTGTAGACCCACACttcccacatatccacacacagaatATCGAAAGGGTTTGGCGGGATTTAAAAGAATTCATTAAGCGTCCGGGTATGCGAGCTGATTATTTACAACAATATTTATCTCGATACCTATTCATAAAATCATGTGAAACACCACTCCATAACTTTTTTACCGAGGCGGCACGGCTCTACCCGCCCCaaggtgggagagcgagagagggtccCCTGCCTCCCCCAATACCAATGGAGGAAGATAGCTCTTCTGAGAGTGAATAATCAGGTAAGAGTAGGAAAAAATTGTATCGCCGGTAacttatactataattttacagGATTTACCAGAAGTCAATATTGTGGAaacctatataaattatatccttTTACACAAATATGGATTTCTGAACGTTTTACTTTGAAAAAATGGGCACTTGTTGGTAAATTAGCGGATTACACTTCACAAACGAGCACAAatgctagccaatgaaaacttcaatgACGTCAGAGTTTTCTGACCAATCAAAATTCGATTATTCGGAAATCCCTGCCCTCGCCCGGGAAAAACGTTCAGTGTGTGTCCGGCCGGTGGGAAGTAAGTGTTCGtgtgaaaaaacattttattgaaAGCCGGCTAAGTTTTACAAATCGCAAAATACATCTTCCCCTGGAAATACTACCTCATCGAGGTCTTCGTATTATGGTGAAGCGTAATAACGGAGGCGCGGCGATATAAGGTTTGTACATTTAACTTTGATATAACGAGAACCGGGTAAAATCCACATATATATTGCACGAAGTAATTTTCAAGTAATAAGCAAATTCATGCAATGCAAATCATTACTTCTAATGGGACCATAATACAGgctgtattaatataaaatatttctgatTTGGCCATTGCAAACGACCGCAGTTGAATGATCGGGCGAGCCGGCTCAGCGCGCGACGAAATCGGCCTAAAGCTTTCGTAGTTCCGTGGGACGGACAAGTATTTTAAGCTGCGCGGCATGAAGCACCGCCACGGCCTCCGAAGTATTTTGGCCTCGGAcaaaggtcaataaattccatcttacattttaagaCTAGTATAAGTATTGAACTGTTGCCTTGTTGACGATAAGCATCACTAGGGTTTGCAAGCTATGTTACTAAATTGCGTTCAAAGCttgttgtttgagaataacatccgCGGAGACTGCGTGTGCCGCAACGATTGCGCGACAAGTAACTGTCAATAgcgcattttatttatatatatataatttttctttgtttgtattatttgttaatgCTATCAGTACATAAAATACCGTTGCTATTCGTGGAACAGTTAAGAAACCCTTGTGTATAAAATTGATACCGTCATCAGGAAAGTTTCGAaacacattttcaaaataaaaagctGCTTTTGTCCAATCATTGATCTAGTACATTTGGAATGTGCGTCAATCAGGCAAAAAATAATCCCGGATTTAACCGCAGAATTGAATACCGTAATTGTatagatgaaacatggctcttgCCACCGTAGAGTTTCTGCTAAcccgatttaaagttattttagtgtatttgttctgtttttctgtgtgtaaatcatgcaaattcctccacaaaatacagtgcgaagccggctcttacacattttatcaactttgccgtCGATGAATAAAAGTTCCGCCAGTCATCAACTagtcaaatgcgacggaaatcatcatcataacagcgTTAAACCACGAAAGGAgattcctttccaaaaaaaatggtttcgaaagtcggaggctggatgaaactggaaaTTTACCCAAAAAAGCCCCAAACCTCGCGAAAAACCCTACTTACTCTCCTTCACGAAAAGCGAAGACGAGGCAGCGATGTGCCGAGACGGAAGCGCAGACCCGGCGACACTAATCAATTCGGGATTTCTTGAGCCCCGCGCCACACACCTCGAAGCACTGCCCAGTGACCTCAGTCCTAATACTCCTCGCCAAGCCATTTCCCCCTTCGCTAAGTTATTTCAGAGGAATATTCTCTCCTGTGGAAAACTGCTTTGTTTTGCTTCGTGCTCTTCGTCGTGTTTACCTCGAGCAGTGATGCCAGAACAGAGCAGCGGCGAACCCTAGGGATTGTAATCGGAAGATACTGACAAgtaattattttcttcattgtatgtcatgttatttattttcttcgtcGTATGTCATGTTATTTACTTCCTTCTTGTATgtcatgttatttattttcttcatttatgtcatgtatatcactttcattatcatcatcgtttccaTGATTGTGATAACTGTCTATGATAAAATTTGTGATAGAGtaatacaattattgttattatcattgttaactttaatttactaatatttttatatccaaaTTTGCAGTAGTGTGatactgtttttattatgtaattaataatcattgctttaattaaatattattattaacattattattgttattattattattgttattattattattattattattattattattattattattattattattattattattattattattattattattattattattattattattataattattaattattattattattattattattattattatcattattaatcatcatcatcatcatcatcatcatcatcatcatcatcatcattatcattattatcatattattattttatcattatttgtatcattattattatcattatttctattattattattattacatttttgttattattattattaatactattattattatcattaagataatcatcaccatcattattattgttactactattattgttattatcatcagtatcatcagcatcattatcattgttattatcattaaaaattattatcactataattataaccattataatcataataataataataatgataataataataataataataataataataataataataataataataatagtaataatattaataataataataataataatgataataatgataataatgatagactgataacgataataataataataataataataataataataatgataaaaataatgataataataattatcattatttttatcattattactattactatccttattgttgctgtaatcattattattattattatcttcatcatcatcattcttattatcgttattatcatcattactattattacttttataattgttgttatcattattattatcattatcattatcattatcattcattgttgttatttttgttattgccaatgttacaattcttatcattatcgttattatcatcatcatgttgtggttc
Encoded here:
- the LOC119570066 gene encoding uncharacterized protein LOC119570066, with the protein product MEDARCAGCNPHYYKIISDYLGENEKSLLFLREHGVLPRSVSCPHCNLPCKYREDRHVWYCGRWKKIAKTKRRKSCVFSTSDYTGTFLQGTHLEPFKVVLFVNHWLQKHWDHETVIKCIGMSKTSSVDWRSFCSEVTQNWLQNQNSIGGAGVIVEIDETLLVRRKYNRGRQLSQVWVFGGIERDSKKKFVVPLVGSDRSADTLIPLIKQFILPGSVICSDGWAAYRNLKQHGYEHLVINHSENFVDPHFPHIHTQNIERVWRDLKEFIKRPGMRADYLQQYLSRYLFIKSCETPLHNFFTEAARLYPPQGGRAREGPLPPPIPMEEDSSSESE